In Neptuniibacter halophilus, the genomic stretch ACTGAGGGCTTTCCACTCGCTATAGCTTTTCATTGTTAAAATTCTCCCGAGGCTAGTTACAGCAATAGCCGGATTCTAGAAGAGCGCCCGCCGGGGCGGCTATACACCCAAATGGGTAGTTGCCCGAAGTTTCTCTGTTCGACCTTTAATCTACCCCCCGAGGTATACCCTCCCGGGGGTATAGACGGTTCTTGTGCAGATTTTCAACAATGACTATCTCTGTAAAAAATAAGAAGGGGAACAACTGATGAAAAAAATTCTTACCGGCCTGACTCTGGCGATGGCTGTCAGCAGCGTAAACGCGGCTGAAGTTTCCGGCACGATCAGCTTCACCAACGACTACCGTTTCCGTGGCGTCAGCCAGACCGCTGGTGATGCCGCCGTTCAGGGCAGTCTGGATGTGGAGTTTGAAAACGGTGTTTACGCCGGTATCTGGGGCAGTAACGTAGATTTTGATGACGACGCAAACCTGGAAATCGACTACTACGTGGGTTACTGGGGCGAGATCAATGATGATTGGAGCTACGACATCAGCCTGAACTACTACACCTATCCGGGTTACGATGCTGCAGACGGCGATTACGCTGAAATTATTGCCGGCCTGTACTACGGCGATCTGGGTCTGACTTACGCCTACGCTGACGACAACTTCAACGCGGGTGAGTCTGCTCACTATCTGGCGATCGATTACAGCTACGCGCTGACCGAAGCAGTAAGCCTGGATCTGCACGCTGGCCGCTCTTTCGGTGACTACTGGGGCAACGAAGATATCGGCGATCTGGATGACTACACCGACTACTCTGTAGGCATCTCCGGCTCATACGCGGGTCTGGATCTGTCTGCAGCTTACCTGTTCACTGATCTGGACGGTGACGACGAAGTTGATTCCGGTGCATTCCGCAACGACAACACGTTGCTGCTGAGCGTATCCCGCACGTTCTAAGCTGAAGGATCCGGTAGTGGACTGGCTACCGGATTAACAGCGACCGGCCTGACTTACCCCGGGCCGGTCAATGCTACTCCACTACAGTCACGGGCAAAGGTTCATGCCCTCTTCGATATTATGCACTTTCCGCCCCTGCTCCCTCGCAGGGGCGGCTTTTTATCTCTCCTGCTCTTCTGAGTGCGTCATCTCCAGTAACTGCTGCTTCAGTGACGCCAGCTCATCTTCCAGTTGCGCTACCCGCTGCTCCAGTGCACTCCGGCTCAGGGGTTTATCTTCTTCCGGGATAACAGCAGCCTGATCCACCGGGCCACTGAATAGATGCAGATAACGCGACTCCCGCTTGCCCGGCTCGCGTTCAAGCCGCACCACCAGCGCTCGCTCAGCAAGGCGGACTAATACCTGCTCCACCTCACTGACATCATTAAAGCTGCACAGGCGATTAGTCCGGCTGCGCAACTCTCCCGGGGTCTGCGCGCCTCTGAGAAGCAGGACGCAGATAATGCCCAGCTCCTGCGCGGTTAGCTGCAGATCACTGAATTCAGTGTTACAGAAGCGATGTTTGTACTTCATGACCCGGCTGCCAAATCCGGATTCTTCACGAATCAGACGCTTATCACGCAACTGATCCAGCAGCGTCATTACATCGGCTTCAGCGAGGCTCATCACCGGTTCACGGTTACTTTTCTGGTTGCAGGCCTGGGTCAGGGCATTCAGGGAGAGGGGGTATTGATCCGGGGTGGTGATCTCTTTTTCAAGCAACGCACCAATCACCCGGGTCTGAGGTAAGGTTAAATCCATATCCACAATGGGTTCCTTCTGTTCCATCTTACTGAGATCAAACATAGCACAGCCGACGCTGACAGGAACCCATTACATTAGTCGCGCCCTCCCGGCGCGCTTTATCAGGTACGCAGTGAACTCAGTTGCTGATCCAGCGTCAGGATCTCATTCTCCAGTTCAGTACTGGCCTGATTACTCTGTCCGGCCAGCTCTGCCAGCGCTTCCGTTGCATCACCGATCACAGTGAGGTTTCGGCTGATCTCTTCGCTGACCGAGCTTTGCTGCTCAGCCGCCGTCGCCACCTGAGTGATATGCTCGGCAATCTCTCCAATTTCACTGCCGACCGTTGCCAGCAGATCGTAGCTCTGCAAGGTCTCTTCGCGGGTGCCATTAGCACGCTGAGTACCCTGCTCAATCGTCGCTACTGCCTGTGTCACACCGCTCTTGAGGCCCTGAATCATCGTATTGATCTCTTCAGTACTGTCCTGTGTTTTCGATGCCAGATTACGCACCTCATCAGCCACCACCGCAAAGCCACGACCTTTATCACCCGCCCGCGCTGCTTCAATCGCCGCGTTCAGTGCCAGCAGGTTCGTCT encodes the following:
- a CDS encoding YceH family protein produces the protein MDLTLPQTRVIGALLEKEITTPDQYPLSLNALTQACNQKSNREPVMSLAEADVMTLLDQLRDKRLIREESGFGSRVMKYKHRFCNTEFSDLQLTAQELGIICVLLLRGAQTPGELRSRTNRLCSFNDVSEVEQVLVRLAERALVVRLEREPGKRESRYLHLFSGPVDQAAVIPEEDKPLSRSALEQRVAQLEDELASLKQQLLEMTHSEEQER
- a CDS encoding TorF family putative porin yields the protein MKKILTGLTLAMAVSSVNAAEVSGTISFTNDYRFRGVSQTAGDAAVQGSLDVEFENGVYAGIWGSNVDFDDDANLEIDYYVGYWGEINDDWSYDISLNYYTYPGYDAADGDYAEIIAGLYYGDLGLTYAYADDNFNAGESAHYLAIDYSYALTEAVSLDLHAGRSFGDYWGNEDIGDLDDYTDYSVGISGSYAGLDLSAAYLFTDLDGDDEVDSGAFRNDNTLLLSVSRTF